A stretch of the Serratia marcescens genome encodes the following:
- the hisH gene encoding imidazole glycerol phosphate synthase subunit HisH: MNVVILDTGCANLASVTYAVRRLGYQPEVSRDPEIVLRADKLFLPGVGTAQAAMDQLRERDLIELIKACSQPVLGICLGMQLLAASSEENGGVATLGLIDTPVKQMTDFGLPLPHMGWNQVSAQAGHHLFRGIDDGAYFYFVHSYAMPICPSTIAQANYGEPFTAAVQKDNFFGVQFHPERSGETGAQLLKNFLEM, translated from the coding sequence ATGAACGTGGTGATTTTGGATACCGGCTGCGCCAACCTGGCCTCCGTCACCTACGCGGTGCGGCGCCTGGGTTACCAGCCGGAGGTGAGCCGCGATCCGGAGATCGTGCTGCGCGCCGACAAGCTGTTCCTGCCGGGCGTCGGTACCGCACAGGCGGCGATGGATCAACTGCGCGAGCGGGATCTGATCGAGCTGATCAAGGCCTGCTCTCAACCGGTGCTGGGCATCTGCCTCGGCATGCAGCTGCTGGCGGCCAGCAGCGAAGAGAACGGCGGCGTGGCGACACTCGGCCTCATCGATACGCCGGTGAAGCAGATGACCGACTTCGGCCTGCCGCTGCCGCACATGGGCTGGAATCAGGTGTCCGCGCAGGCGGGCCACCACCTGTTCCGCGGCATCGATGACGGCGCCTACTTCTATTTCGTTCACAGCTATGCGATGCCGATATGCCCCAGCACCATCGCTCAGGCGAACTACGGCGAGCCCTTCACCGCCGCCGTGCAAAAAGACAACTTCTTCGGCGTGCAGTTTCATCCAGAACGTTCTGGAGAGACCGGTGCGCAACTGTTGAAAAACTTTCTGGAGATGTAG
- the hisC gene encoding histidinol-phosphate transaminase has product MSIEKLTRANVRELTPYQSARRLGGKGDVWLNANEYPIAPEFQLTAQTFNRYPECQPALVIERYAAYAGVKKEQVLVSRGADEGIELLIRAFCEPGKDAILFCPPTYGMYAVSAETFGVERRTVAAKEDWQLDLPAIADSLDNVKLIYVCSPNNPTGNLIDPDSLRSLLELAKGKAIVAVDEAYIEFCPQASVAGWLSDYPHLAILRTLSKAFALAGLRCGFTLANEDLIALLLKVIAPYPLSTPVADIAAQALSEEGIRTMRQRVTDIAATRSWLQQQLEKCACVEQVFASDSNYLLARFTASSNVFKSLWDQGIILRDQNKQPGLSGCLRITIGTRDECQRVVDALSALPGANPTRQEPM; this is encoded by the coding sequence ATGAGCATCGAAAAACTGACGCGCGCCAACGTTCGCGAGCTGACCCCTTATCAATCGGCGCGCCGCCTCGGCGGTAAGGGCGACGTGTGGTTGAACGCCAACGAATACCCGATCGCGCCCGAGTTCCAGCTGACCGCACAAACCTTCAACCGCTATCCGGAGTGCCAGCCGGCGTTGGTGATCGAACGCTACGCCGCCTACGCCGGGGTGAAGAAAGAGCAGGTGCTGGTCAGCCGCGGCGCCGATGAAGGCATCGAGCTGCTGATCCGCGCCTTCTGCGAGCCGGGTAAAGACGCCATTCTGTTCTGCCCGCCGACCTACGGCATGTACGCCGTCAGCGCCGAAACTTTCGGCGTGGAGCGCCGCACCGTAGCCGCCAAAGAGGACTGGCAGCTGGATCTGCCGGCCATCGCAGACAGTCTGGACAACGTGAAGCTGATCTACGTCTGCAGCCCGAACAACCCGACCGGCAACCTGATCGATCCGGACTCTCTGCGCAGCCTGTTGGAGCTGGCCAAAGGCAAGGCGATCGTCGCGGTGGACGAAGCCTATATCGAGTTTTGCCCGCAGGCCTCGGTGGCCGGGTGGCTGAGCGACTATCCGCACCTGGCTATCCTGCGCACGCTGTCGAAGGCCTTTGCGCTGGCCGGCCTGCGCTGCGGCTTTACGCTCGCCAACGAAGATCTGATCGCCCTGCTGCTGAAGGTGATCGCGCCTTACCCGCTCTCGACGCCGGTGGCGGATATCGCCGCGCAGGCGCTGAGCGAAGAAGGTATCCGCACCATGCGCCAGCGCGTCACCGACATCGCCGCCACCCGCAGCTGGCTGCAGCAACAGCTGGAAAAATGCGCCTGCGTCGAGCAGGTTTTCGCCAGCGACAGCAATTACCTGCTGGCCCGCTTCACTGCCTCAAGTAATGTGTTTAAAAGCTTGTGGGATCAGGGCATTATCTTACGAGACCAAAACAAACAGCCCGGGTTGTCCGGCTGCCTGCGCATCACCATAGGCACCCGCGACGAATGTCAACGCGTGGTGGACGCCTTGTCCGCCCTGCCCGGCGCCAACCCGACTCGCCAGGAGCCAATGTGA
- the hisA gene encoding 1-(5-phosphoribosyl)-5-[(5-phosphoribosylamino)methylideneamino]imidazole-4-carboxamide isomerase, which produces MIIPALDLIDGNVVRLHQGDYGQQRDYGNDPLLRLQDYQQQGAQVLHLVDLTGAKDPTARQIALLRKLLAGVDVPVQVGGGIRNEQDVSALLEAGATRVVIGSTAVKQPQLVQSWFGRYGADALVLALDVRIDAQGVKRVAISGWQEDSDATLEQVVEQFLPYGLKHVLCTDISRDGTLAGSNVALYQAISRRYPQVAFQASGGIGSLDDIAQLRGSGVAGVIVGRALLEGKFSVEEAIACWQNG; this is translated from the coding sequence ATGATTATTCCGGCTTTGGATTTGATCGACGGCAACGTAGTGCGTTTGCATCAGGGCGATTACGGCCAACAGCGCGACTACGGCAACGATCCGCTGTTGCGCCTGCAGGACTATCAACAACAGGGCGCGCAGGTGCTGCACCTGGTCGATTTGACCGGCGCCAAGGATCCGACGGCGCGCCAGATCGCGCTGCTGCGCAAGCTGCTGGCGGGGGTTGACGTGCCGGTTCAGGTCGGCGGCGGCATCCGCAACGAGCAAGACGTCAGCGCCCTGCTGGAGGCCGGCGCCACGCGCGTGGTGATCGGCTCTACCGCGGTGAAACAGCCGCAATTGGTGCAGAGCTGGTTCGGGCGCTACGGCGCCGACGCGCTGGTGCTGGCGCTGGACGTGCGCATCGACGCGCAGGGCGTGAAACGCGTGGCCATCAGCGGCTGGCAGGAGGATTCCGACGCCACGCTTGAACAGGTGGTGGAGCAGTTCCTGCCCTACGGGCTGAAACACGTGCTGTGCACCGATATTTCGCGCGACGGTACGCTGGCCGGTTCCAACGTGGCGCTGTATCAGGCGATCAGCCGCCGTTATCCGCAGGTGGCCTTCCAGGCTTCGGGCGGCATTGGCAGTCTGGATGACATCGCCCAGCTGCGCGGCAGCGGCGTTGCCGGCGTGATCGTGGGGCGCGCCCTGCTGGAAGGTAAATTTAGCGTTGAGGAGGCGATCGCATGCTGGCAAAACGGATAA
- the hisIE gene encoding bifunctional phosphoribosyl-AMP cyclohydrolase/phosphoribosyl-ATP diphosphatase HisIE: MLTEQQSNQLDWEKTDGLMPAIVQHAVSGEVLMLGYMTPEALATTEQSGNVTFFSRTKQRLWTKGESSGHFLKVVSITPDCDNDTLLVLANPIGPTCHLGNSSCFHPAASDWTFLYQLEQLLAERKHASPDSSYTASLYASGTKRIAQKVGEEGVETALAATVNDREELTNEASDLVYHLLVLLQDQDLDLSAVIGRLRERHQKKA; the protein is encoded by the coding sequence GTGCTGACAGAACAACAGAGCAACCAGCTGGACTGGGAAAAAACCGACGGCCTGATGCCGGCCATCGTGCAGCACGCCGTTTCCGGCGAAGTGCTGATGCTGGGTTACATGACGCCGGAAGCGCTGGCGACCACCGAGCAGAGCGGCAACGTCACCTTCTTCTCGCGCACCAAGCAGCGCCTGTGGACCAAGGGTGAAAGCTCCGGCCACTTCCTCAAAGTGGTCAGCATCACGCCGGACTGCGATAACGACACGCTGCTGGTATTGGCCAACCCGATCGGCCCGACCTGCCACCTCGGCAACAGCAGCTGCTTCCACCCGGCCGCCAGCGACTGGACGTTCCTCTATCAGCTGGAACAGCTGTTGGCAGAGCGCAAGCACGCCAGCCCGGACAGCTCATACACCGCCAGCCTGTACGCCAGCGGCACCAAGCGCATTGCGCAGAAGGTCGGGGAGGAAGGCGTGGAAACCGCGCTGGCCGCCACGGTCAACGATCGCGAGGAACTGACCAACGAAGCTTCGGATCTGGTCTATCACCTGCTGGTGCTGCTGCAGGACCAGGATCTGGATCTGAGTGCGGTGATCGGCCGGCTGCGCGAGCGGCATCAGAAAAAAGCGTGA
- the hisB gene encoding bifunctional histidinol-phosphatase/imidazoleglycerol-phosphate dehydratase HisB → MSQKTLFIDRDGTLIAEPPEDFQVDRLDKLALEPDVIPSLLALQQAGYQLVMITNQDGLGTASFPQETFDPPHNLMMQILSSQGIQFADVLICPHLPADNCDCRKPKTALVKGYLEPGVLNAAHSYVIGDRPTDVQLAENMGIQGLRYQRGVLGWKEIVRQLTLRDRHARVNRVTKETQIDVNVWLDREGGSKIKTGVGFFDHMLDQIATHGGFRMEIDVKGDLYIDDHHTVEDTGLALGEALNKALGDKRGIARFGFVLPMDECLARCALDISGRPHLEYKAEFNYQRVGDLSTEMVEHFFRSLSYTMGCTLHLKTKGKNDHHRVESLFKVFGRTLRQAIRVEGNTLPSSKGVL, encoded by the coding sequence GTGAGCCAAAAAACCCTCTTTATCGATCGTGACGGCACGCTGATCGCCGAGCCACCGGAAGATTTCCAGGTTGACCGCCTGGACAAGCTGGCACTCGAGCCGGACGTGATCCCTTCCCTGCTGGCGCTGCAACAGGCGGGGTATCAGCTGGTGATGATCACCAATCAGGATGGGCTCGGCACCGCCAGTTTCCCGCAGGAAACCTTCGATCCGCCGCACAACCTGATGATGCAGATCCTCAGCTCGCAGGGCATTCAATTCGCCGATGTGCTGATCTGCCCGCACCTGCCGGCGGACAACTGCGACTGCCGCAAGCCGAAAACCGCGCTGGTGAAGGGTTACCTCGAACCCGGTGTGCTGAATGCCGCCCACAGCTACGTGATCGGCGATCGGCCGACCGACGTGCAGCTGGCGGAAAACATGGGCATCCAGGGGCTGCGCTACCAGCGCGGCGTGCTGGGCTGGAAAGAGATCGTGCGCCAGCTGACCCTGCGCGATCGCCACGCGCGGGTTAACCGCGTGACCAAAGAGACGCAGATCGACGTCAACGTCTGGCTGGATCGCGAAGGCGGCAGCAAGATCAAAACCGGTGTCGGCTTCTTCGATCACATGCTGGATCAGATCGCCACCCACGGCGGCTTCCGCATGGAGATCGACGTCAAAGGCGATCTGTATATCGACGATCACCACACGGTGGAAGACACCGGCCTGGCGCTGGGTGAAGCGCTGAACAAGGCGCTCGGCGACAAGCGCGGCATCGCCCGCTTCGGCTTCGTGTTGCCGATGGACGAATGCCTGGCGCGCTGCGCGCTGGATATCTCCGGCCGCCCACACCTGGAGTACAAGGCCGAGTTCAACTATCAGCGCGTCGGCGATCTCAGCACCGAAATGGTCGAGCACTTCTTCCGTTCGCTCTCCTACACCATGGGTTGCACGCTGCACCTGAAGACCAAGGGCAAAAACGATCACCATCGGGTCGAGAGCCTGTTCAAAGTGTTTGGCCGCACGCTGCGCCAGGCGATCCGCGTCGAGGGCAATACCCTGCCGAGCTCGAAAGGAGTGCTGTGA
- the hisD gene encoding histidinol dehydrogenase → MSTFNTPIDWATCSAERQAELLMRPAIAASDSITRTVSEILDNVKANGDRALRDYSARFDKADVAALRVSAEQIAAACARLGDDIKQAMAMAVANVDTFHNAQRLPPVDVETQPGVRCQQVTRPIDSVGLYIPGGSAPLFSTVLMLATPARIAGCRRVVLCSPPPIADEILYAAQLCGVQEVFQVGGAQAIAALAFGTESVPRVAKIFGPGNAFVTEAKRQVSQRLDGAAIDMPAGPSEVLVIADAGATPAFVASDLLSQAEHGPDSQVILLTPDAAMAQAVADAVESQLAELPRAETARQALASSRLIVARDLPECVAISNRYGPEHLIIQTRNARELVDDITSAGSVFLGDWSPESAGDYASGTNHVLPTYGYTATCSSLGLADFQKRMTVQELTPQGFSNLAATIETLAAAEQLIAHKNAVTLRVAALKEQA, encoded by the coding sequence ATGTCGACCTTCAACACGCCGATCGATTGGGCAACGTGCAGCGCCGAACGCCAGGCCGAGCTGCTGATGCGCCCGGCAATCGCCGCTTCCGACAGCATCACCCGCACGGTGAGCGAGATCCTCGACAACGTGAAGGCCAACGGCGATCGGGCGCTGCGCGACTACAGCGCCCGTTTCGACAAGGCGGACGTCGCCGCACTGCGCGTCAGCGCCGAGCAGATCGCCGCCGCCTGCGCGCGGCTGGGCGATGACATCAAACAGGCGATGGCGATGGCCGTCGCCAACGTGGACACCTTCCACAACGCGCAGCGACTGCCGCCGGTGGACGTCGAAACGCAGCCGGGCGTGCGCTGTCAGCAGGTGACCCGCCCAATCGACTCGGTGGGCCTGTATATTCCCGGCGGGTCGGCACCGCTGTTCTCCACCGTGCTGATGTTGGCGACGCCGGCGCGCATCGCCGGTTGCCGCCGGGTGGTGCTGTGCTCGCCGCCACCGATCGCCGATGAGATCCTGTATGCGGCACAGCTGTGCGGCGTGCAGGAAGTGTTTCAGGTCGGGGGCGCGCAGGCGATCGCCGCCCTGGCGTTCGGCACCGAAAGCGTACCGCGCGTAGCGAAAATATTCGGGCCGGGCAACGCCTTCGTGACCGAAGCCAAGCGGCAGGTCAGCCAGCGTCTCGACGGCGCGGCCATCGACATGCCGGCCGGGCCTTCGGAGGTGCTGGTGATCGCCGACGCCGGCGCTACCCCGGCGTTCGTCGCTTCCGATCTGCTGTCGCAGGCCGAACACGGCCCGGATTCGCAGGTGATCCTGCTGACGCCGGACGCGGCAATGGCGCAGGCGGTGGCCGATGCGGTGGAAAGCCAGCTGGCCGAGCTGCCGCGCGCCGAGACCGCCCGCCAGGCGCTGGCGAGCAGCCGCCTGATTGTGGCGCGCGATCTGCCTGAGTGCGTGGCCATCAGCAACCGCTACGGCCCGGAGCACCTGATCATTCAGACCCGCAATGCGCGCGAGCTGGTAGACGACATCACCAGCGCCGGTTCGGTGTTCCTCGGCGACTGGTCGCCGGAGTCCGCCGGCGATTACGCCTCCGGCACCAACCACGTGCTGCCGACCTACGGCTACACCGCCACCTGCTCCAGCCTGGGGCTGGCCGATTTTCAAAAACGCATGACAGTGCAGGAGCTGACGCCGCAGGGCTTCAGCAACCTGGCCGCCACCATCGAGACCCTGGCTGCCGCCGAGCAGCTGATCGCCCACAAGAACGCCGTGACCTTGCGCGTCGCCGCCCTGAAGGAGCAAGCATGA
- the hisF gene encoding imidazole glycerol phosphate synthase subunit HisF produces the protein MLAKRIIPCLDVKDGQVVKGVQFRNHEIIGDIVPLAQRYAQEGADELVFYDITASSDGRVVDKSWVSRVAEVIDIPFCVAGGIKSAEDASQILSFGADKISINSPALADPELISRLAERFGVQCIVVGIDTWFDSETGKYHVNQYTGDESRTRITQWETLDWVQEVQRRGAGEIVLNMMNQDGVRNGYDLQQLRLVREACKVPLIASGGAGTMAHFLEAFRDADVDGALAASVFHKQIINIGELKRFLVEQGVEIRVC, from the coding sequence ATGCTGGCAAAACGGATAATTCCGTGCCTGGATGTTAAAGACGGGCAAGTGGTGAAAGGCGTGCAGTTCCGCAACCACGAAATCATCGGCGACATCGTGCCGCTGGCGCAGCGCTATGCGCAAGAAGGTGCGGACGAGCTGGTGTTTTACGATATCACCGCCTCAAGCGACGGCCGGGTGGTGGACAAAAGTTGGGTATCGCGCGTGGCGGAGGTGATTGATATTCCGTTCTGCGTCGCCGGCGGCATTAAAAGTGCCGAGGACGCCAGCCAGATCCTGTCTTTCGGCGCCGACAAGATTTCGATCAACTCGCCGGCGCTGGCCGATCCTGAGCTGATTAGCCGCCTGGCAGAACGCTTTGGCGTGCAGTGTATCGTCGTGGGCATCGACACCTGGTTCGACAGTGAAACCGGCAAGTATCACGTCAACCAATATACCGGCGACGAGAGCCGCACCCGCATCACCCAGTGGGAAACCCTCGACTGGGTACAGGAAGTGCAGCGCCGCGGCGCCGGGGAGATCGTGCTGAACATGATGAACCAGGACGGCGTGCGCAACGGTTACGATCTGCAGCAGCTGCGCCTGGTACGCGAGGCCTGCAAGGTGCCGCTGATCGCCTCCGGCGGCGCGGGCACCATGGCGCACTTCCTGGAAGCGTTCCGCGATGCGGACGTTGACGGCGCGCTGGCGGCGTCGGTGTTCCACAAACAAATCATCAATATCGGCGAACTGAAAAGGTTCCTGGTTGAACAAGGCGTGGAGATTCGCGTGTGCTGA